The genomic segment TATTTTCCTTATACTCCAATGTGACAAAGACTATGATGACCCCCTTAACAACTATCAAAAACCTTTTGAAATCAACAAAATCCATCACTATGCAATATACGATACAACTGGTTATacagttttttaactttttcataaataaaactacatCAGAAACTACACTAATCTTTTCTGAAAGCAATCTTGGAAAGTTAAGAGTGCTGCAATATTATTGTCAGCACGTTTTCTTGAACATTTAAATTCTGTGATCCTTAGTGCCTGCatgaagtactgtactgtaattataacaataaaagcaaGCTGGAAAACATAACTACAGTTATTTGGAAGCCAAAATCAagaactttgaaaaaataaaagaggaaatatagTGAGATGCAAAAACACATAACATCAGATGACTATGTAAGTGCATGCAATTATGAATTCTTAAATTCTGTTCAACTTGTGATTAGACGTCTGGTGTTTTTGTAAAACGGCAACATGCATGGATGTACTAGCTGTAATGCACTGTTTACGTTAAATAGTTTTTTAAGTAACTTCAGTAAAGtattcatataaattaaaaatgtctaAATGTATTTAATAGTGCATAGGTCACTCTACAAACCAAAATGTTGCTATGAAAAGAAATATACCTACCTCACATACACACTGGTAAACACATtaacagtactgtactatacttcGTTCATTATTCCACAAACACATATGGCATAGAATAATCATCTTGCTCTAGTCGCTTGTGAATACCTTTGTGTCTGTTGAACTGGTAACGGTAAGCAAAAGCCTCACTACAAACTAGGCAAACATATGGCTTTTCTCCGGTGTGAATGCGTCGATGTTTATTCAAACTAGACATGCGGGTAAAACCTGCTTCACAGTTCTGGCATTTGAAGGGCTTTTCTCCAGTATGTCCTAACATATGTCTCTTCAGATCACTTTGCTGATAAAACTTAGTGCCACATATTTCACAAGCAAAtgatctctccttttcttctgtgGTAGAAGAGTTTTTCCCATGCATCTGTAACCGATGTCGAGTCAAAAACGATTTACCTGTAAAAGCCATACCACATCGAGAACACACGTGAAGTTTTTGATGCTCCGCCTTATGAGACTCGAGAAACTCGCGTGTGGTGAATGCCTGACAGCATTCTGGACAGCTGAAGAGGTCAGGATGAGATGACTGCATATGAGTAAACAATGTGTGCTTCTGGGCAAACGGTTTTCCACACACAGTGCAATCGTGAGGCTTTGCAACAACAGGATACTTTTCAGAGGGTGCGGATTCTTTGCCTTGCTCCACCTGTGGAAATAAATTCAGAACATCTCCACCAATAGCTGTATATTGCACAGGCTGAGGAGCACTGGCTTCAGTGACTtgtgttgctgttgtgtaagtGACTGTACCACTTGTAGAAGCAGCCTCAACTGTGGCTGGTCCCGTCCCTGGCGCTGTTACTGCCGCTGGTTGTAGCATCAAGGTTTCTGTGCCAGAACTGGCAACTGGAACACCAATGACCTGCAAATATTAAGATTCTTTACAACTTTCCTTATACACATCAGTATTATACTGGCTTAGAGAGGTATCACTTAGTGTGAGCACAGGGAGGAATCACTTAGTATGAGCACAGGGAGGCACCTCTTAGTGTGAGCACTGCATGACACACTGGAGATGGTTCTAGATTCTTTACATTGACCCTTCATCCCCTGTTGCAATTCTTCCTGccctttattttttatccattctttttCTGCTTGGCTATCCAACTTAAACTTTACCATGCTCTAAACCTTCACTTCtcattcaagaaaatattcttCTGGCAAGTCCTACGAGTCTAAAATGTGACTAGatggtctaataataataataataataataataataataataataataataataataataataatattcagtactACACTGTCAGTTTTTTGTTAATGGTAAATATCCACAAGCAATTTCAACGAAATTAATCATGCCTGGTGGAACAGATTTGTAACTCATTGTTTTGCAACCAcatatttaattaacattttttatacatgAAGTGTACAATTGCTGGTTATTGTCTCATTATTTAGGAAAAGCGTGTGAGAAaacatttttggatattcatCACAATACCTGTACTGTAATAGAAAACATTGAAcaagatattttatttactttctattaATACAATGCACATGTCAATCAGAAGCAAGATGCAGATGGACATTCACTTATCTGCCAACTTGTAATCCAGTTCCTCCACTGACTCGGCACCGATTTCAAATTTCCAGGCCACTGCGTATCTTTTGGGCTGCACTAGATCTAGTTACCTGCTGGTGTGCTACCACACTCATTCTCTTGAACACACTGTTTTCCACCTATATATAATTTACTCCTATTTACCCCAAGTTATGGCTACAgtgaacaagggaaaatgatcCAGGACTGTGATAAtcaaaatctgtgtgtgtgtgtggtttatccAAATTGCAGCACAAAATGTCTAAGCTATATTACTCATCAAAACATCAGGATACGATTCACAtatcaaattaattattaatatgacAATTTTTAAGCTGGATCCagttaaaaatagaacaagggTTTGGTGGCATCTGTGTGATAGCCAATAGGGAGAGAGTACGCGGAGCCTGACCTCTCATCTTCTTGTGCAGTGTGACTTACCAGTTAACTTCCAGCCCAGGTAACTatatgaggggtggcatgaggtgggtatTTACGTAAAGACCTctggtttgttagttatgaaaaataaaaatttattaaaaatttgtcatttgttcatatactgAACAAACCTCATGGTCTTTACGTAGGGGAGACTTACTTTTTGGTGGGAGGATAAAGTAAGCTTCAGAACTAACTGGTGGTTTGGCTCACCTGGCCTCACTTCCCGGTCAATTGTTATAGCATAGGAAGGAGTCATATGCATCTGATCTGTTTAACGAAAGATTACTGAACAGCCATACATCTGGGCTTTGACACAATGGAAACACCAGTCTACAATGTGTCTAGGAAACAGGAAAAGAACCTGTAATTGTTGGAGAAAACAAATCTTAGGTAGACACCAACCTTGTTCTAATGTCAAACCATCTCTCCCCTTGTAAACGAGAGGGTAGGACTAGCTTCTATTTCTAGAATTTGTATTGTATAGgaaaaattataagagaaaatagatTGGTTGCTCACTCACTTGTATCTAGCCAGTTCCAGCAAATGATGCTTCATATCTCTCTCCTGCCCACCAgaagcagagaagaagaaagggaaagtaagatggcCAGCCACcacattcactctcactttcacaaACAAAATCTTAGGGGAACTGgttgagctacacaacttgttgagcagccaccaccaaaCCCAAGGacaaaagtgtccaaggacctatagGCAACGTCTCGAAGGTAGGAGGTAGAGGTCGTTTGATGAACCCATGTACCAGCCTTCAGTACCTATGAACTGACAGGTCCTTTTTGAAAGCGATGGAAGGGCCAAGgccctaacatcatgtgctcttgcatgcactgtattGGCATCTGCCATTGAAGGGGTACTGTATGCATTTCTAATTACTTCACGcagccaaaaggagatggtattcttggacacttctttcttgttctggccTGTGCTAACAAAGTCTTTTTTGTTAGCAAAGGAAAGTATAATAAAAAGATGTTCAATTGATTGTATTCAAACAAATGTTATGAAGTACACAGTAccatcatacaaacatacagtaaacgccccgtattcgcgggggatgcataacCCACcaccccccctgcgaatagctaaaatccacaaacacttaaaaccctctaaaaacacttggaactgcatattttgatagttcaaacacaaaaaaaccctctaaaagtgcttatacctgagtattttaatagttttatcacaaaaagtgcatttagtcacaaaaatgatgtgaaaatacagtaattagtgaatatttctctataaaaataccacaaatagaaaattttctgtgaataatacgtatatacgttccacagaaaaatctgtgaataggtgaagtCGCAAATCCAAAACCATGAATAGGGGGGAGTCCACTGTATTAGTTGTTTAATAAGTGGtaaaatttaaagcaaatcccttcaatcatcaGACAGCAATGCTCAcctactttataatggggccttatgccATGTGCACTCCTTAAATGGAGGATATACCAGCTGCCTACCATACTGCATACTACTAATAATCACTAGTATTCAGTAATTCATAGCATGATCTCACTGTTTCCAATGGCTGAACACCAATTTGGTTCATGATCAGTTTGAACTTCGTATGAACACGATTctttaaacaaattataaaaatatttatcataaaatgaatCATCTGGATGCTTAATTACTGTTAAATTTAGCTTACATCTTTGTACCATTAGGTGAGATCAGTAAtcacaataaacaaaagaaaattgtttggcTAACCCAGATGGACTGTCAATATTGTCATCACCTGTTTCCTACCAGGTGGCATTGGACTGTTTCTGTTTTTCACGCTTTTATTGAACTTGACTTTTGtgtctgcctgtttgtttgtctgtctgtctgtttgggtcaaaacttgcaaCCGATATTTTACCCACTTCTACCGGACCGATTTCGCCCAGATTGGGTGCACATGTTCAAAGTCAGTGACAatgcaatattacaaaaaaaaaaaaaaaaaaaaaaaagtttaatcaaaTACTACTACAGAAACACCTAGCAAGAGGATTATGTTTTCATAGACGTGAAACATGTAGTGTCAGACCTTAAATTCGTAAATTTTCAGAACGACCATGCAAACTAGCGAGGACATGGCTCTGCAGTCGGTTTAGTCACCTGGCGATGCAAACAGTATTTATTCAACTGTCAAacactaaaaaatcacaaataaaactgattaaaaaacatttttaaactatgcttttatttcaaaatgcaccaaaaagtataaaataacactttctgtaatccacaatattaatggttactCATGTCTAAAGTGTGGGCTGCCTATTTGCCTAATCTTGCATTCTTTTCCCCTTCCTCAATAAACTCTCTGGTATGCACAACGTTTGTGCTCACTTATGCCTAAACATAACATCGTGGGTCGCTTACCCTCACTTGCATAAAATTCTATAGAGACATGTATTGTACTGTACTGAAAAACGTACTTTACTGatgcaatgtgtatatacagacataagtAAAGAGAGAGCTTTATGGCTGCAAAATTTCATGTCAGTAATGCGAGTTGTCAAGCAATTCCTAACAGTGACGTGTACAGCCTACTCTTAAAGGTTCTTGAGGAAGCTTACAAAGTATGGAACCTAATTACATGCAAGTCTCTGATAACAATCACTTTATCACCGTCACTGCTGTCACAGACCTCTTCAGGTCTTAACCAGCTTTCATCATCACTAGGTACACAGCGAGATTTAATCCCACATATCCGTGCTGTGAAATCTTGCTTTCGGAAACTTCTCAATTTAAATATGTCTGTATAGAGTTGCATGGAAGTTAGGTGAGTACGCACCCCACGCTTTTATGTTTAGTGTAAGTACccattaatattgtggatcatagaaagttttatttcatactttttggtgcattttgaaataaaagcgtttaaacatttttttttttttagttttactatcagaattcttcatgaccacccactaagatgtggggaggctatGAGGGTTTCCACTTATCATAGTAAGCAAGTGACCAAACAATTAATGGTGCAAAAATGTAAGCTAGCTTTAACAGTagataagattcatcccaaataatatgtTATCGTACTGAACTGCACAACTTTTCTTACCTGTCCATCAGAGCTGATTGAAATCTGTTCATAGCTAATGAAGGTTCCTTGTCCAGGACTGATTACCACTGCTCCATTGCTTAGTACTTCACCTGCTTCAATGTAGATTGCTGCATCTGGCGCCATTATCTGACTGGCATTAACCAGCTGTCCGGTAGATAAAACTGGTGTAGTCGTTATTACAGGCTGTCCTACTATCCGACCTGTTGCTTGACTTGGAACACCAGCATGACTTACGCCTGATGACAACTGACTGATTGATGGGTCAGGCTGACAAACTGCTGTTATTCCTTGAGTTTGCTGTTCAGTCGGTGCTATGCTGACAGCATTATTAACAACTTGGGGTCCAGCTACGATAGATGATGCTTCTAATGTCATTGTTCCAGACACAGCCTGATGTGGGTAAGCGCCTGCAAGCACAGTAGGAGGGTTGTGTTGTACATTTTCCATTGATAACTGAAGCAGAGAGGCTGCGCCAGAAGTGTCTGCGCTTCGAGAAAGAGAATCCTCTTGCGACAGGCTAGTTTGCTGCTCTCCTGAGAGTTTTGGTTCGATGCTAACATGAGTATGAGGTTCATTGGGTCCATGAGGCACCTCACAGAAACACCACGATTCCatcttttctttagcttcaaccttaggaacaattttttctttcttgagtggTGACCTCTGTTTACTGTAAGGCTTTATGTCGTCCTCCTCTTCTACTATGTCGACGAAATCCCCGATTATAAAGTCCGAATTTTCCTGTTTAACTTTCTTCTTCTCTGCTGCCTCACGTATGCGCCTGCTAGTTCTGACTGGCTCCGTCGACGAAGCTTCGCTTTCTTTGCTGGACTTCTGAATCTTTTTAGGAGAATCGCTTGCAATtggtctcttcttctttttcttgctttcctctTGGGGCAATGCATCGTcatttccctctcccttccatttACCTTCCGCATGGACAGTGCGAATGTGTCTCATCAGTGAGTAATGCTTCATGAATTTACTTGAGCAATCTTTCTTTGTGCAGAGAAACTCGACCTTCTCTTTCTCATCAATTTTTGGACGTTTAGCACTGCCAGCCTCACTATCCTGTGCGCGGTGCTTTTTGGGTGGACTAGACTCTTTGTTACTTTCGTTAATTGAGTGAATTTTCTGATGTCTTCTCAGGTCGTCTTTCTGAGAAAACTTTGCACTGCATCGATCACACTTGTGGGGCTTGTGGCCAGTGTGGGTCATTGTGTGGCGCTTCAAGGCACTACGCTGCGTAAAACTCTGCGTACAAAAGCCACAACTAAATGGTCGGTCATTGTTGTGAATTCTTATGTGGGCTGTGAGGTGACTACCCTGGGTGAAAGAAGCACTGCATAAAGTACACTTGAAAGGCTTTTCGCCTGTGTGAATTCGCATGTGAACTCTCAAATTGCTTTTTTGGGTGAAAGAGGTTTCACATGTTGTGCAAACATATGGCCTTTCACCGGTGTGCCCACGCATATGAATTGTCAGGCTGTTCTTGTGGGTAAATGCTTGACGGCATACACCACACTGGAATGGTTTCTCACCTGTGTGGGTTCTCTGGTGGATAAGCAAATGGTTTTCCTTAGTGAAGGTCTTAGGGCAAGAGCGGCAGGAATGGACACGATTTTCGCTCACAGGTCGTTTAGTGTACTTCCCTTTAATGTTACGCTTTCTTTTGACCTGCGTCTCTGTTGGCGTCTGATCGGAAGAACTGGCAGGGAAGGCCTCGCTCTGAATTTGTATATCACCCGTGGCTGGATTACTGACTGTTAAACTATACTGGAAAGTGACTAAGGGGTCAACTGACGGTTGCATTTCCTCACAGTTTGCTTCCATCTCCGGATGAGACGGAACTTGCTGCTGTGAAGGCTGGGATGGAGAAGGAGGTTCAGATGAAGTAGGGTGAGATGACGGGACAGCACTAGCAAGGGATGtttgttggtgctgctgttgttGGACCTGTTGTTGCTGGATATACTGCTGCTGTGGCTGGTGCTGCTGTGgctgcggctgctgctgctgctgctgctgaagtATTGGTTGCTGCTGTGAATCTAATTGCTGAATGTGCTGGTTTTGTGCTTCATAGTGTTGCTGATGATGTTCATGTTCTGATGTCTCTAACTCACTCATGGGGAACAACCTCTGTTCTTCAATGGAActcatttttgcactgttctgcTGGTTCAGCTGTTGTCGCTGATGATGACTGTCTGATGGTAAGGTTCCAGAGGCCTGAGAAGCTTCTTCATAATGATGTAAGGTGTTTCCATAATCACCATTATACTGACTAACCTGGTATTCTGACTGGTTAACTTCTTGGACTCCTACCGCCTGATGTGGCTGACTGGGAGGGAGTTCAGTGAATGTAATTTCTGGCTGTGGTGGAGCTACAGACACTACCGAGTCACTTGTAGTTGTGTGTTGGCTGACTACTGCTCCTGAAGTAACAATCATAGTATGAGATGAATCGGGAATGTTTGGAGTATCACAAAAGCACCAAGACTGCCACTGATTGTAACTGCCTTCCACAAACGTCAGCACGTGAGACTGATGATTTTGGCAAGAGTTCGCGGGACGTGCAGGCTTTGGGGGCTGCCCTGGCTGTGTAAGCAAAAGGGTGGGCATCTGTCCTGGTGCATGAGATGGTATTGTTAATATCTCTGGTAACTGCGGCTGATGAGCTGGTGCAACTGCTGTCACTTCAGGCTGTGGAGGTTGTTGAGGTTGTGGAGCAGAATTAGCTATCACCAAAGTGCTTTCTGTATGGTCTGTGTGTGGCTGTGCTAAGATCTCTTTTTTTGGCAAAGGTATGGCTGTTGCTTGGAAATTGGCACTATAGAGCTCTCCCAAAGGTTCGCCTTCATTCTTTTCTTCAGCTCTCTTTCTTGAAGCATTAGCAATATGGATATTCTCTAACTCTCTTTGATCCAAAACTACGTCAGATCCTTCAAAACGTTCTTCACCATGAacaacaactttgtgtcttttcaAGTTACGAAATTCAATGAATGTCGAATCACACTTTTCGCACTTATATGGCTTCACCCCTTCGTGCCGTAACAAGTGCCTTTTCCAACCACTCTTCTCTTTAAACGAGCTTTTGCATATGTTACAAATAAACTGACGTTCACTAGAATGAATAATCTTATGGCGCTTTAGCGTGCTGTGCTGAGCGAAAGTAGCACTGCACTGGTCGCAAGAGTATGGCTTGATTCCAGCGTGTGTCCTCATATGCGTCTTCATGTCTCTCATCAAACTGAACCCGGCGTTGCACTTTTCACATTTGAATGGCGTATCCCCTTCATGGGTCAGTTTGTGCCATCTCAAGTTATTCTTTCGACTGAAAGCTGCTTCGCACACATCGCACTTATAGGGCTTAAGCCCAGCATGAGACATCCTATGACGCTTGCAGTCGATCATTTGGGCAAACCTAGCATCGCAAGTATCACACTTAAAAGGTTTTTCACCCGTATGAGTAAGCATGTGGCGAGTGAGATTTCGCTTTTCAATAAAAGGAGCACCACAGATTTCACACTTGAAAGGTTTCTCCCCGCTATGCCTTCTCTTGTGTCGTGTCAAGCTACTGGTCTGCGAGAATGACGCATCACAAACGTCACACGAATAAGGTTTGTCTTTGGTGTGAATTCTCATGTGAGTTGTTAGATGGGAGACTTGTTTGAATCTTTGTTCACATACATCACACTGGAAgggtttctctccagtatgaattcggCGATGTATATGAAGATGACAAACCTGAACAAAGGCCATATTACAATCACTACACTGGAAAGGCCTTTCCCCCTTGTGACGTTTCAAGTGTAGGCGGAAATTATTATAATGGGGAAACTTTGCATCACATTCGGTGCAAGAAAAACTTTGGCGATGATGTTTCCCACGATGGCTCATCAGCAATCCTATACGAGGGAATACTTTATCACATTGGTCACACTCATaaacctggaaaaaaaatgttagcataactaaaataaatttcacaacACAATGAGAAGTCTGGTAACATACTGCATTCAACTTATGTCTATATAATCTGCTATACCACTGATAAtactatatagatagatagatagattgctagattttaggcatacatgccaagcactgggcaactaaggccattcagcgcttacaATATTATATAACCTTTTACCAAATTTGgtttcattaaaaaacaaatctaCAATTATTTATGCAATAATATACTGACAGCAATGTAAAATATAAagcataatttgcattttttttttagcttcccatTACACAGCAAGTATTTACAAGCTGGAAAATTATCCTCTATAACCCTCACTGGCTACTATAAATACCCAGTTCTTTCTAACACGGCATTTCTAAAACTGGTAATAATTCACAAATTTTCAAAGAACTCTGTACTTTTCATAGGTATAAAAACCAGGGCCTTTTACGTATGACTGCATGAACCGGAATAGATTGCTGAAACTTGATAAGGTGGTTCACTGGAGGTAGGTGAGTGGGGGGAAACCTCATCTCACCCGAAGCAGCAAGCACTTTTTCAATCAGCATCAGGGGCCATGATAAAAGGCCCTGGTTTGTTTacctatgaaatatataaatcaatttgaaaattgatttatatatttcataaaaggtGGTGGTGCGTATTCCAAGAAACAAATGCACACCACCACCTTTTATGTAGGAGACTCACTTCTTATATGGGATGGTAGTCTCTCAACTGACTGGCAAGTTTAATCTCTACTTGGAAACTACATgcacagtaatacttcgatctcaCACGCTtcaagttgcacgaattcacagacacacaaactttttaTAGGAACCTAACTAACCGGCATGCGCGattttttcacatacacacaaagtgaCGTGTGGAGTAACATATCAAAATTCCAGTCAACAATTCCAGTTAGGATGCCTGCACTTTATTGGGGTTAGCATAGAAATTGAGAAGCTGTATGTAGCAAGGTAATGGCTTCCTTCCTGTGTGTGTCAACTCTTAATTGATCGATAACCTACCTGATAAATTAGGAATGTCCTAAATTACTACAAAATCaagtatacataaaattaaagttttttataccggattgaaatataaaaattatagagTATGTACCTGATCTTCAAGATGGGATCGCTCATGACTTCTTAACTGACTCGCTCGAGAAAAGCATTGTTGACATTCTGAGCACTGGTAACTCTTCGTTGCACCGTATGTACTGTCCTTTACAGCCAGTACTACAGCATTTTCCTTGGTGTCTTCATTTACTTCCCTCTCTTCACTGGAATTCAAGGTGTCCTCCGCATGATCCTTCTTCCCGTCTTCGTCGGGTTCGGGCTCTTCTACTAGCTCTCCTTCTACAGTGAAGTCCCTGGGTTCTTCCTCTGCAGCCATTACTTTCAGCTCCTCCACCTTGACGGTGGTTGTCAGGTTAAGAGGAGGACCGGGCTCCATTTTGATTCAAGTCATGGCTACGTATTGAACAAGTACCTGCAAGACCAAGTGAATAAacattaacgtaaaatattttacagGGACAAAATGCTGCTTTTGAAAATCTATAACTTCAAGTCCCTAGAATGTGTTGTTTTTAAgcccaaaaaactgcaaaactggaaaaaatggcTTGTTATAAACCCCACCTCAAAAGCCTGCataactgtaaaaaaatgttttaacttaAAAACCATGGAAGATAGCCCTTtgattttttaacaataatatccTCAATATCTATATTAAACTTACCAAATTTCATCTCGCTATAACTATACTGACAAGGATTGGTAGGCTGTCTGTTTTCTACCTTATTAATTGCAGGTACCTCAAGCAATTTTCCTGTTTTCCTCCCAACACCACATATGAACGCTTAGCCAAGCCAGAGTTTTAACTACTTGTGACTTGTCCATGAGATAGGTTTAAAAGATACTGCTCAGCTGATGAAAAAGTCCTGAGAATCTTTTTGTCTTAGCCACTGCCTCCAAACTACCCTTTCGAAAGAGGCAGCCATGTCCCTTTCTCCCAACACTAGGTTCAACCATACgaatggaagggagagagaggaaggaaccaTAAGGATCTTGTGGTGTCACCAGGGGAATGCTACCCCAGGTGAGGCCAGTGAATGTTTCTTGCCCTTTGTCCTTCTACCAAACTTCTACCACCGAGGAGATGGCCCACCAACATATTCCTGACAAGGGGAAGCACAGGTGCAAGCCTTCCCCCTACAAAGAAAATGGTACTTGTAGGGTCATCCATCATGGAAGAAGTGAAACGACCAAGCACCTCACAACAGCACTGTTCATGTCTTTTTCCCCTGCAGAGGAAAAACAGTTgggcaaaacaacaaaaattaaaataaattaatccatCTACTTGTCAACATTCACCAACAGTAGAGAGACTAGTGAGATGTCCATTCTTCACAGGAGCCAAAGAAATTGTTAGTGACAGAGGGTGAGAGTAGGATATTTTCCCTGCTCAGCCCCATGACCACCAACTAATGACCTTGTAACTAAGTTCAACAACCACTCTAGTTCACACTAAtgatattcttatataaatgacagtggtttgtatttctgtaagaACAAATGTCAGATGGAGGCCTAGGTTGCTACTCATATCTGAACAGTTCACAGTGAGTAAGCACAGTGACAGGTCAGAATGTATTCCTGCTTGCATATCAGAGGAccaaatagttcctcattggacgggttggtatcgttcgcggctagcactctgctgggcccgcgttcaattctccaaccagccaatgaagaattagagaaatttatttccggtaataggaattcatttctcgttataatgtacTTTGGATTCCAAAACaagctgtcggtcccgttgctagataaccaattggttcttagccacgtaaaataaatctaacccttcgggccagccctagaagagttGTTAGTCAGCtcgtggtcttgttaaactaagatatacttagagGACCAAATGTCGTTTTGCAAAGAAACAAAGCACAGATTGTTTATATCATACAATTTGGTTTATAATCACTCGGTTAGCAATGGGAGTTATGGAAAGTATGCAGGCCTAGTCTATTCCTTGGGGACGAAGAAGCTACCCTAGATCAAGCCAAAACTGGCTAGTGCAAACAAGGAAATCATTGATATCAGTGTGATTCATTCCATCTTCTTCTCCGAACAAAATTGGCCATTAGTTTATAAACGTACCCACAAATCCA from the Macrobrachium rosenbergii isolate ZJJX-2024 chromosome 43, ASM4041242v1, whole genome shotgun sequence genome contains:
- the LOC136828941 gene encoding zinc finger protein 850-like — encoded protein: MEPGPPLNLTTTVKVEELKVMAAEEEPRDFTVEGELVEEPEPDEDGKKDHAEDTLNSSEEREVNEDTKENAVVLAVKDSTYGATKSYQCSECQQCFSRASQLRSHERSHLEDQVYECDQCDKVFPRIGLLMSHRGKHHRQSFSCTECDAKFPHYNNFRLHLKRHKGERPFQCSDCNMAFVQVCHLHIHRRIHTGEKPFQCDVCEQRFKQVSHLTTHMRIHTKDKPYSCDVCDASFSQTSSLTRHKRRHSGEKPFKCEICGAPFIEKRNLTRHMLTHTGEKPFKCDTCDARFAQMIDCKRHRMSHAGLKPYKCDVCEAAFSRKNNLRWHKLTHEGDTPFKCEKCNAGFSLMRDMKTHMRTHAGIKPYSCDQCSATFAQHSTLKRHKIIHSSERQFICNICKSSFKEKSGWKRHLLRHEGVKPYKCEKCDSTFIEFRNLKRHKVVVHGEERFEGSDVVLDQRELENIHIANASRKRAEEKNEGEPLGELYSANFQATAIPLPKKEILAQPHTDHTESTLVIANSAPQPQQPPQPEVTAVAPAHQPQLPEILTIPSHAPGQMPTLLLTQPGQPPKPARPANSCQNHQSHVLTFVEGSYNQWQSWCFCDTPNIPDSSHTMIVTSGAVVSQHTTTSDSVVSVAPPQPEITFTELPPSQPHQAVGVQEVNQSEYQVSQYNGDYGNTLHHYEEASQASGTLPSDSHHQRQQLNQQNSAKMSSIEEQRLFPMSELETSEHEHHQQHYEAQNQHIQQLDSQQQPILQQQQQQQPQPQQHQPQQQYIQQQQVQQQQHQQTSLASAVPSSHPTSSEPPSPSQPSQQQVPSHPEMEANCEEMQPSVDPLVTFQYSLTVSNPATGDIQIQSEAFPASSSDQTPTETQVKRKRNIKGKYTKRPVSENRVHSCRSCPKTFTKENHLLIHQRTHTGEKPFQCGVCRQAFTHKNSLTIHMRGHTGERPYVCTTCETSFTQKSNLRVHMRIHTGEKPFKCTLCSASFTQGSHLTAHIRIHNNDRPFSCGFCTQSFTQRSALKRHTMTHTGHKPHKCDRCSAKFSQKDDLRRHQKIHSINESNKESSPPKKHRAQDSEAGSAKRPKIDEKEKVEFLCTKKDCSSKFMKHYSLMRHIRTVHAEGKWKGEGNDDALPQEESKKKKKRPIASDSPKKIQKSSKESEASSTEPVRTSRRIREAAEKKKVKQENSDFIIGDFVDIVEEEDDIKPYSKQRSPLKKEKIVPKVEAKEKMESWCFCEVPHGPNEPHTHVSIEPKLSGEQQTSLSQEDSLSRSADTSGAASLLQLSMENVQHNPPTVLAGAYPHQAVSGTMTLEASSIVAGPQVVNNAVSIAPTEQQTQGITAVCQPDPSISQLSSGVSHAGVPSQATGRIVGQPVITTTPVLSTGQLVNASQIMAPDAAIYIEAGEVLSNGAVVISPGQGTFISYEQISISSDGQVIGVPVASSGTETLMLQPAAVTAPGTGPATVEAASTSGTVTYTTATQVTEASAPQPVQYTAIGGDVLNLFPQVEQGKESAPSEKYPVVAKPHDCTVCGKPFAQKHTLFTHMQSSHPDLFSCPECCQAFTTREFLESHKAEHQKLHVCSRCGMAFTGKSFLTRHRLQMHGKNSSTTEEKERSFACEICGTKFYQQSDLKRHMLGHTGEKPFKCQNCEAGFTRMSSLNKHRRIHTGEKPYVCLVCSEAFAYRYQFNRHKGIHKRLEQDDYSMPYVFVE